Proteins from one Chroicocephalus ridibundus chromosome 16, bChrRid1.1, whole genome shotgun sequence genomic window:
- the KIAA2013 gene encoding uncharacterized protein KIAA2013 homolog isoform X2: MWLQQRLKGLPGLLSSSWARRLLLLLALLLVAYWYLGAVRARRGAGRGAEPRGAAALCLQAATGAWRGQTERGDALLLPEEAAAGGAGGAPGPGLALAGNGYLLLDVAAGRLWVAAAGSGGGPALATEYPALVRLRALGGRGEARAALAALRDGAVRRVRCVQTGPGAGAGDCVTVREEVVAHRSRPHLYLQRIRIANPTERVAAFEASAPASAPSLGGRFATSLEKVEERQFLLSSGRLLLAGSPKVVLMVVAAKKLVSRVQVAPKSHFDETVLSVVYTSEPIEVSRLEETFSKLRESAKKEMLEVMQMGVEDLLHEHQQTWSDLFISGVEMRKITDLHTPSSETVNMTLYYVLSTMPAPLLDPLISGEDREKMEASLNYADHCFSGHATMHAENLWPAKLTSVAQILQLSDLWKLTLQKRGCKGLVAAGVHGLMQGMVLSFGGLQFTENHLQFQADPDVLHNSYSLRGIHYNKDLINLAVLLDAEGKPFLHVSVKFQDKPVRLYACEAGCMNEPVELTSEARGHTFPVMVTQPITPLLYISTDLIHLQDLRHTLHLKAILAHEEHMAKQYPGLPFLFWFSVASLITLFHLFLFKLIYNEYCGPGAKPLFRSKFFR; this comes from the exons atGTGGCTGCAGCAGCGGCTgaaggggctgccggggctgctctccagcagctgggcGCGGCgactgttgctgctgctggcgctgctgctggTCGCCTACTGGTACCTGGGGGCGGTgcgggcccggcggggcgcggggcggggggccgaaCCCCGCGGCGCCGCTGCCCTCTGCCTGCAGGCGGCCACGGGCGCCTGGCGGGGGCAGACCGAGCGCGGCGATGCGCTGCTGCtgccggaggaggcggcggccgggggggccggcggcgcgccggggccgggcctggcgttGGCGGGTAACGGGTACCTGCTGCTGGACGTGGCCGCCGGCCGGCTCTGGGTGGCGGCGGCGGGAtccggcggcggcccggccctcGCCACCGAGTACCCGGCGCTGGTGCGGCTGAGGGCGCTGGGCGGGCGCGGCGAGGCGCgggcggcgctggcggcgctgCGGGACGGGGCCGTGCGGCGGGTGCGGTGTGTCCAGacggggcccggggcgggcgcCGGGGACTGCGTGACGGTGCGGGAGGAGGTGGTGGCCCACCGGAGCCGGCCGCATCTCTACCTGCAGCGCATCCGCATCGCCAACCCCACTGAGCGGGTGGCTGCCTTCGAGGCCTCGGCCCCAGCTTCCGCGCCCTCGCTGGGTGGCCGCTTCGCcaccagcctggagaaggtggaggagcGGCAGTTCCTGCTCTCCTCCGGTcgcctgctgctggctgggagcCCCAAGGTGGTGCTTATGGTGGTGGCTGCCAAGAAGCTCGTGAGCCGGGTGCAGGTGGCACCCAAATCCCACTTCGATGAAACTGTGCTCTCCGTGGTGTACACCTCAGAACCCATCGAAGTGTCCAGGCTGGAGGAGACCTTCAGCAAGCTGAGGGAGTCGGCCAAGAAAGAGATGCTGGAGGTGATGCAGATGGGGGTGGAAGATCTTCTCCATGAGCACCAACAGACGTGGTCAGACCTGTTCATTTCAG GGGTTGAGATGAGAAAGATCACAGATTTGCATACACCATCCAGTGAGACTGTGAACATGACCCTCTACTATGTGCTATCAACCATGCCAGCTCCTCTGCTAGATCCACTCATCAGTGGTGAGGACAGAGAAAAAATGGAAGCCAGCTTGAACTATGCTGACCACTGCTTCAGTGGCCACGCAACCATGCATGCAGAGAACCTGTGGCCAGCAAAGCTGACCAGTGTCGCCCAGATCTTGCAACTCTCAGACCTGTGGAAGCTAACTCTCCAGAAACGGGGATGCAAGGGTCTTGTGGCAGCTGGAGTCCATGGACTCATGCAGGGAATGGTGCTTAGTTTTGGGGGTCTGCAGTTCACAGAAAACCATCTTCAGTTTCAGGCTGACCCTGATGTACTTCATAACAGCTATTCCTTACGTGGGATCCATTACAATAAGGACTTGATTAATCTAGCGGTTCTGCTGGATGCTGAAGGAAAGCCCTTCTTGCACGTGTCTGTGAAATTCCAAGACAAGCCAGTTAGACTATATGCGTGTGAGGCAGGCTGTATGAATGAGCCTGTGGAGCTCACCTCAGAGGCACGAGGTCATACGTTCCCCGTCATGGTGACTCAGCCCATCACACCACTGCTTTATATATCGACAGATTTGATCCACTTGCAGGACCTGAGACACACACTCCATCTAAAAGCTATTCTGGCTCATGAGGAGCACATGGCCAAACAATACCCAGGCTTACCCTTCCTCTTCTGGTTCAGCGTGGCCTCCTTAATCACATTGTTTCACTTGTTTCTGTTCAAACTCATCTACAATGAATATTGCGGGCCAGGAGCCAAGCCGCTCTTCAGGAGTAAG
- the KIAA2013 gene encoding uncharacterized protein KIAA2013 homolog isoform X1, with the protein MWLQQRLKGLPGLLSSSWARRLLLLLALLLVAYWYLGAVRARRGAGRGAEPRGAAALCLQAATGAWRGQTERGDALLLPEEAAAGGAGGAPGPGLALAGNGYLLLDVAAGRLWVAAAGSGGGPALATEYPALVRLRALGGRGEARAALAALRDGAVRRVRCVQTGPGAGAGDCVTVREEVVAHRSRPHLYLQRIRIANPTERVAAFEASAPASAPSLGGRFATSLEKVEERQFLLSSGRLLLAGSPKVVLMVVAAKKLVSRVQVAPKSHFDETVLSVVYTSEPIEVSRLEETFSKLRESAKKEMLEVMQMGVEDLLHEHQQTWSDLFISGVEMRKITDLHTPSSETVNMTLYYVLSTMPAPLLDPLISGEDREKMEASLNYADHCFSGHATMHAENLWPAKLTSVAQILQLSDLWKLTLQKRGCKGLVAAGVHGLMQGMVLSFGGLQFTENHLQFQADPDVLHNSYSLRGIHYNKDLINLAVLLDAEGKPFLHVSVKFQDKPVRLYACEAGCMNEPVELTSEARGHTFPVMVTQPITPLLYISTDLIHLQDLRHTLHLKAILAHEEHMAKQYPGLPFLFWFSVASLITLFHLFLFKLIYNEYCGPGAKPLFRSKVTVPDTALKC; encoded by the exons atGTGGCTGCAGCAGCGGCTgaaggggctgccggggctgctctccagcagctgggcGCGGCgactgttgctgctgctggcgctgctgctggTCGCCTACTGGTACCTGGGGGCGGTgcgggcccggcggggcgcggggcggggggccgaaCCCCGCGGCGCCGCTGCCCTCTGCCTGCAGGCGGCCACGGGCGCCTGGCGGGGGCAGACCGAGCGCGGCGATGCGCTGCTGCtgccggaggaggcggcggccgggggggccggcggcgcgccggggccgggcctggcgttGGCGGGTAACGGGTACCTGCTGCTGGACGTGGCCGCCGGCCGGCTCTGGGTGGCGGCGGCGGGAtccggcggcggcccggccctcGCCACCGAGTACCCGGCGCTGGTGCGGCTGAGGGCGCTGGGCGGGCGCGGCGAGGCGCgggcggcgctggcggcgctgCGGGACGGGGCCGTGCGGCGGGTGCGGTGTGTCCAGacggggcccggggcgggcgcCGGGGACTGCGTGACGGTGCGGGAGGAGGTGGTGGCCCACCGGAGCCGGCCGCATCTCTACCTGCAGCGCATCCGCATCGCCAACCCCACTGAGCGGGTGGCTGCCTTCGAGGCCTCGGCCCCAGCTTCCGCGCCCTCGCTGGGTGGCCGCTTCGCcaccagcctggagaaggtggaggagcGGCAGTTCCTGCTCTCCTCCGGTcgcctgctgctggctgggagcCCCAAGGTGGTGCTTATGGTGGTGGCTGCCAAGAAGCTCGTGAGCCGGGTGCAGGTGGCACCCAAATCCCACTTCGATGAAACTGTGCTCTCCGTGGTGTACACCTCAGAACCCATCGAAGTGTCCAGGCTGGAGGAGACCTTCAGCAAGCTGAGGGAGTCGGCCAAGAAAGAGATGCTGGAGGTGATGCAGATGGGGGTGGAAGATCTTCTCCATGAGCACCAACAGACGTGGTCAGACCTGTTCATTTCAG GGGTTGAGATGAGAAAGATCACAGATTTGCATACACCATCCAGTGAGACTGTGAACATGACCCTCTACTATGTGCTATCAACCATGCCAGCTCCTCTGCTAGATCCACTCATCAGTGGTGAGGACAGAGAAAAAATGGAAGCCAGCTTGAACTATGCTGACCACTGCTTCAGTGGCCACGCAACCATGCATGCAGAGAACCTGTGGCCAGCAAAGCTGACCAGTGTCGCCCAGATCTTGCAACTCTCAGACCTGTGGAAGCTAACTCTCCAGAAACGGGGATGCAAGGGTCTTGTGGCAGCTGGAGTCCATGGACTCATGCAGGGAATGGTGCTTAGTTTTGGGGGTCTGCAGTTCACAGAAAACCATCTTCAGTTTCAGGCTGACCCTGATGTACTTCATAACAGCTATTCCTTACGTGGGATCCATTACAATAAGGACTTGATTAATCTAGCGGTTCTGCTGGATGCTGAAGGAAAGCCCTTCTTGCACGTGTCTGTGAAATTCCAAGACAAGCCAGTTAGACTATATGCGTGTGAGGCAGGCTGTATGAATGAGCCTGTGGAGCTCACCTCAGAGGCACGAGGTCATACGTTCCCCGTCATGGTGACTCAGCCCATCACACCACTGCTTTATATATCGACAGATTTGATCCACTTGCAGGACCTGAGACACACACTCCATCTAAAAGCTATTCTGGCTCATGAGGAGCACATGGCCAAACAATACCCAGGCTTACCCTTCCTCTTCTGGTTCAGCGTGGCCTCCTTAATCACATTGTTTCACTTGTTTCTGTTCAAACTCATCTACAATGAATATTGCGGGCCAGGAGCCAAGCCGCTCTTCAGGAGTAAG GTAACTGTCCCTGACACTGCTCTGAAATGCTGA